The Burkholderia latens genome segment TTTGCGTCCCCACGGATCCTCGACATCGGGAAAGGCGTCGCCAAAGAACGCCGCCGTAAGGCCGACGATGTTGCCCTGGCTGTGGCACACGACGGTAATTGGTACGTCGGCCTGCATGCTGCGAATCGACTCGATCAGTCTTGCGAGACGCAATGCGGCGAGCACACCGTACGCGCGCGGCGGCGCACGATACAGCGGACGGTTGGTCGGGTTGATCCCTTGCACGGTCAGCCAGCCCATCGTCCGGTCATCCAGGCCGCCGTGCCAGAGATCAGGCAGGCTTGAACAGCCATTCGTGAACGGACCGCCGCCCCAATAGTCCTTTTCGTTCAGGAAGATCTTGTCGCCGTATTCCTTCAGCTCCGCGGCGGTCGCGCGATATCCCCATCGGAAGTGAATGACGGGGGAGAACGACGGATCTGGCCTGACGTAGTTGCCGTACCAAAGCTTGGGATCGAGAAACCCGTCTGGCGTCACGCTCTCCGTGTACTTCGCGGGCGTCAGCTGTCCGGCATCGACCCCGTGATACATCATCTGATCGTCCAGCCGCCCGAGCCGCCGATTCAGCCCGCGGCACAGCCCTTCTTCCGACGCGTCGAACCACTCGCCTTCGGAATTCACGCCATGCACGAAGATCACGATGCCGGGCAACGGCAATTGCTTGATGCAGACGAGCGGCGTGTTCTTCGCGAACATCGTCACGCCTTCGCCGCGGCCGACGACGATCGGCGGCGGTGCAGGCCGCGACACCGCTACGTCGGCAGCATCGGTTTTTGGCACGGGCTCGTCGCGCCGAGCAGCCGCCATCGGCGGCGGGTCGAGAAATGATTCGTTCATGCGGATGCTTGCGTGCTCCTATATTTTTTTCTTGATGAACTGCACGTCCAGTCTCTCGAACCGGTCGGCATCGATAGCCGGGAGTTCGCCGGCCGTATTGGTAGACAAGTCCGATAGCGGCCCGGACGGCTTCCTGACCTCACCATCGAATCCCGCGGCCGCGTTGCCGTCGGTGGGGCGGATCAGCGTCGGTATGCGTCCCAGCGTGTCGCGATCGAACTTCGGCATGTCCGCGTTCATGCTCGACGGGCCGCCCCACACATGACCCGCCGACTTCACCGTGAAGGTGCCCGGACATCCCAATTCGATATCGCCGCCGCGCAGCTTCAGATACGCACCGCCGGACGTGACGAGCACGACTTCGTCGCTCGCCGCGCCCACGAGTTTTCCGCTGCCTGCGGTCAATTGAATGTTCTTCGCCGAATCGATTCGCGTATCGTCGTTCTGCGACTGAATCGCGACCTTCCCCTGATTCGCGATCGCCGATACGCCGTCGCTGTGCGCGAACATCGCGACGCCACGCCCGGCATGCAGATTGATCCGCTCACCGCTAGTCACCTGCACGTGTTGCTGCGCGATCTGATCGATGTTCTCGCCCGCATACGACACGTGCGTTTTCGGCGTGACGTTGAGCGATCCCGACTGCGCGCCGAATGCGATCAATGCCGGCGCGGCGTCGGCCGAACCGGGCCGGACGCCGTCAGGCGTCCAGTGACGCAAGGCTTGCGCGACGCTGTCCTGGCCGCCGGAATCGGCAGGGCGTCCGCCATGCTGACCGGCGTAATCGCCAAGCGATTTGAAGAGTTCGGTGCAGCAATCGAGCAGCCGAACCAGTTCGTCGCGATCGAGCTGGGCGCCGGTGGCCCGCGTACGCGCATAGGTCGACAACAAGATGCCCTGCGCGGCGCGTAACGCCATCGCGGCGTCGGTGCGCAACTCCGCCCCCTCGCCGCGATCGTCGCCATGGCCGTTTTCACGCGGCTGCGTCAGATACCCGAGATTCAGCTGCGTATGCGCGTGTTCGCTCGCCAGTTGTGCCGAGATTTGCGACGGCGTGTCGTCGAAGCGAAGCTGGTTGTAGCGCCGGCCCTTGATCTCGCGGGTCTTGATGCCCGACAGGAAACGATTGCCGGGAAGCGCGCCGGTATGGCTGAACGCCACCGGCGGGTTTGCGCCGTTGCCCAATACGCCGATGATGACCAATCTGTCCGGATCGCCCGACAGACATCCGAGCAGCACTTCCATCCCGACGCGCGGCAGAAAGATCGCGCCGAAGTTGCCGCCCGCGAGGCTCGTGCCCACGCGAATCGGCGCACTGTCGCCAGCCACGCCGTTCGTTCCGGCGCCTTGAGCGTGCGCATGATCGTCCGGATCGTAGCCGTGGATCTGCACGCGCACGCGGCCGGCTTCGTCGCAAAACACTTCGTCGCCCTGCGCGCCGACGATCGTGCCGGTCAGCAGGTGGGCCGGCGGCAGATCGCGCTTCGGATCGTACGCGGGCTTGAGCGGCACGCCGCGACGCACGCACGTGAAGCGATTCTCGTAGCGCGTGTCGGTCTGCCGCGATCGCTCGACCGATGTTGGCGCAACGGTTTGCGCCAGGTTGCCGCTTGCCGCGAACAGCTCGTCGACGCGACCCGCGAGGGACTTCGGGAGGTTGTTCCAGACGTCGTGCCGAACCGACGTGACGACAAACCGGCGACGGTCGATCGGCTTCATGTCGAGCTCGGGGTCGCCCGTCAGCGTGAACCAGCAGCCGACCGGCAGGTCGCGCACGCTGCCGATCCCGTCGTAGCGCTCGGCTTCGAACTGATGCGCGAGTATCCGGTCATGCGTAATGCGATGGTGATCGACCCGCGAGTCGCCGACGTGCGGGACGTCGATCGCGACGTCGGTGAGCAGGCGCGCAAGATCGTCGCCGGATTCGCCCTGCTCGACGTCGCCGATGGCGCTCGAGTCGTCCGCACGGGCCGCCTTGTAGTCCCACGACGGGCGGCGGACCTTGCCGGGCGACAAGCGTTGGGCGTGTGCAAAGAGCGTGATCGCGTCGCGTGGCTCGGTTCCTGCATCACGCGGATGAAGACGCAGCGTGCCGGCCGGCGCTTCCAACAGGCGATGCGGATCGTCGCAAAACACGAGTGTATGAACCGGCCACGCGTCCGTCGTGCCGCGCGCGGTGTCGACCGGCTCGGCTTTCGAGAAGACGGTGATGCCTTCCCGGCGCAGCAGACGCCGGATGAAGCACGCGTCCGACTCGTTGACCTGCCGCGTGAGTTCTCGCACCGGATAGCGATCGGCCTGCAATCCGCTCAGATCGAAATCGAACGCGCGCGCGAGTGCGGGGCTGCGCAATTTCCACTCCTGCATCAGCGTCGCGAGAATCTCGGGCACGCAGCGGGAGCGGAATACGCGGGCGTTGGTGCGGCGGTCCATCAGCGACAGCGCGTCGCACACGTGCAGTTGATAGACGGTCAGTTCGCCGTCGGATTGACCGGTCCGCACTTCGCGCACGATCGCATTGATCGTGCTCGTGCCGCCGCGATCGGTCGTCAGCCGGACCGATACGGGCAGGCCGAGAAACAGCGTCGGCGACAGATGGTCATGGGTTGACACGCAGGTCAGGCGCCCGTCGATGCCGGACATCAGCGCCTCGCGGATATCGGCGTGGTGCAACGCAAGCAGCCGGCCGATCGTGCGTTGCGCGCGGCCGAAATGGAGACTAACCGGGCGCGTGTTGCCGTCGATCAGACCCGTCGCAAAATCCCGGAATGTTTTCGCTATCGACGTCGACATAATCAAAATATCGTTTTTATAGAATGGGATTGGTTTGAAATTGGATTTAAGTGGAATCCGGAAGATTCGTTGAAAAAGTCGTCTGGAGAATATCAGGATCGCCGTGGCTGGCAAGTGAATTGTTATTTTTACTTCGCGTTCTGGTTCGCTGGAGACAGTATTTGACGATATTGTCTATCTTGTTGTTTTTGAAAGATCTTATGCCAACAAGCGGAGGCGCGTTCAGAGCGGGTGTCGTGGCTTGGAATACACATCTTATGGCGCGTTCCTATTTAAAAAGAAACGGGTTGGGATCGCCAGAGATAAGATTTATCCGAGATCGTTGCGAATGTGTGAATATTGCGTCGTCGCTTAATGTATGAATTTGCGGCGCTCGCACTCCCGGCAAGCGCATATCGATTCTTCGCCGTGTTCATCGTTCGCTGCCTGTCGAGGTGCAAGCACTCGCGACGGATGCCGGTCGGAGCGGCCGCGCATTCCGCAAGCACCGCGCCGGGCCGGCCCCCGATTCTGCGATTTTTAAGAACAATCTCATGTTCGATCGCGATCGCGGTCTTCAGAATTCGAGTTCTTGAGCACACGGCGTAACGACGCCGGACGCTATCCCGAAAATCGTCAGCCGGATCAACGTATCCGCGCCGCCGGCCGCGTCGCGATTCCGGCGCGCCGATCGACAACAGCGCCGCTGCTCGCGATACCGATATCGAAGGTCGTCCGGCGCATGGGCGATGCCGCTACGAACTCACGAGCGAGCCCACACGGCTGCGTCATGTTGCCGATGCTCGAGCCGCCGCCGCGCAGCTGCTACGCACCGCGTGCGATACCGAACCGATTATGAAAGCAAGGCCCTCTTCGAAAAAGCTCCTCTGCAGTCCGCTGCGCTACATCTTATTGTTGGTGCTTGCGATGACGTGCCTCCGTGTCAATGCGTCGACGGTCTGCGGGAAGCCGATCTTCACCGATGAGGAGCTCGCGTGGATCGATACGCACCCGGTCGTTCATATCGCTGTCGAAGCAAACTGGCGCCCCATCGAATATATGCGCGCCGGCCGGCATGCAGGCTTGGTGGAAGGGTATCTGAACGCCATCGCGAAGATGACCGGCCTCACGTTCGTCACGGTCCCGGGCACCGAATGGGGCAACGCATATGAAGCATTGGCATCCCGGAAGGTCGATCTGCTTCCAGGCGTGTGGCGAGAGCTGGCCCCGGAGCGGGCTGGCTCCAATGCGTTGGTCAGCTCCCCGTATTTGGTCGGTCGTTTGACTGCGGTCACGCGCAACAACTCCGCCATGATCTTTGCGTTAAAGCGCCTGGAAGGCAGGCGCGTTGCAATCAAGGGCCGCGGCGCCGTCGAGTATTTTGCGCGCCACAGCGGCGTGAAGTTCGATCTGCTGACGTTCGATACGGAAGAACTTGCGCTCGCCGCGGTAGCCAATGGCGACGCCGATGCCGCGCTGGGCGTGGACGTCACGATTCTTCCGATCGTGCGCCGCCGCTTCACCGGACAGCTGTACATGTCGGGCATGCTGGCCGATCGCCCGGTGTCGTTGGCGATGCTCACGCGCGCCGATTTGCCGATCCTTGCGTCGATCATCGACAAGTCGCTGGCGGCGATTCCGGTGAGCGAGACCGCGATGCTCACGCGCGACTGGGTCGAACTCGCCGACTACGGCAAGCCTACGTTCCGTTCGATCGTTCATTACCGTCTGCCGCAAGTCGTCGCGATCGGCGCGGTCCTGATCATATTGGCGATCCTGTCATTTCTGTTGTGGAAGTCGCGTGCCGCGGCGATCCGCAGCAAGCGCGACAAAGCGATGTTTCTCGCATTCGTGTGCCACGAACTGCGCGCGCCGTTGCATACGATTCTGTCTGCGGTCGAGCTGTTGCAGCGATCGCCGTTGTCGGGGCGGCAGGCGAGCCGCGCCGATGCCGCCGCATCCGCGGCCGAAACGCTGATGATCTTGCTCGACGACATTCTCGAATATTCGCGGCTGGAGTCGCGTAAGGTCACGCTCGTCACGCAGCCAGTCGATCTCGCCGCGTGGGCGAACCAGATCACCGAAATGGTGCGATCGCGAGCCGAGGAAAAGTCGCTTTCGCTCGTGCTTGACGTCGGCGGTGTGGCGGGCGTGCGGGGCGTAATCGATCCGGTACGCGTCAGGCAGATCGCGTTGAACCTGCTCATCAATGCGATCAACTACACGCCTTCCGGGTCCGTTGCATTGCGCGTCGACTACGTGCCGCTTCGTCACGGCCGAAACGGAACGCTCGTCGTCGAAGTGACGGACACGGGTGTCGGAATCGAACCCGACAGGATGGCGAGCATCTTCGACGCATACTGGCGCGCAGAGGCCGACATCAAGGGCACCGGTCTCGGCCTCGCGATCTGCCGCGAACTCGTGCATCTGATGCGCGGGTCGATCACGATCGACAGTATTCCTCACATCGAGACCACCGTGACGGTACGCTTGCCGATCGACGTCGACGCGCAGGCCTCGGAGCAATTGCCGGGTGCGACGGCCGCATCGGCCGGTG includes the following:
- a CDS encoding type VI secretion system Vgr family protein; translation: MSGIDGRLTCVSTHDHLSPTLFLGLPVSVRLTTDRGGTSTINAIVREVRTGQSDGELTVYQLHVCDALSLMDRRTNARVFRSRCVPEILATLMQEWKLRSPALARAFDFDLSGLQADRYPVRELTRQVNESDACFIRRLLRREGITVFSKAEPVDTARGTTDAWPVHTLVFCDDPHRLLEAPAGTLRLHPRDAGTEPRDAITLFAHAQRLSPGKVRRPSWDYKAARADDSSAIGDVEQGESGDDLARLLTDVAIDVPHVGDSRVDHHRITHDRILAHQFEAERYDGIGSVRDLPVGCWFTLTGDPELDMKPIDRRRFVVTSVRHDVWNNLPKSLAGRVDELFAASGNLAQTVAPTSVERSRQTDTRYENRFTCVRRGVPLKPAYDPKRDLPPAHLLTGTIVGAQGDEVFCDEAGRVRVQIHGYDPDDHAHAQGAGTNGVAGDSAPIRVGTSLAGGNFGAIFLPRVGMEVLLGCLSGDPDRLVIIGVLGNGANPPVAFSHTGALPGNRFLSGIKTREIKGRRYNQLRFDDTPSQISAQLASEHAHTQLNLGYLTQPRENGHGDDRGEGAELRTDAAMALRAAQGILLSTYARTRATGAQLDRDELVRLLDCCTELFKSLGDYAGQHGGRPADSGGQDSVAQALRHWTPDGVRPGSADAAPALIAFGAQSGSLNVTPKTHVSYAGENIDQIAQQHVQVTSGERINLHAGRGVAMFAHSDGVSAIANQGKVAIQSQNDDTRIDSAKNIQLTAGSGKLVGAASDEVVLVTSGGAYLKLRGGDIELGCPGTFTVKSAGHVWGGPSSMNADMPKFDRDTLGRIPTLIRPTDGNAAAGFDGEVRKPSGPLSDLSTNTAGELPAIDADRFERLDVQFIKKKI
- a CDS encoding ATP-binding protein gives rise to the protein MTCLRVNASTVCGKPIFTDEELAWIDTHPVVHIAVEANWRPIEYMRAGRHAGLVEGYLNAIAKMTGLTFVTVPGTEWGNAYEALASRKVDLLPGVWRELAPERAGSNALVSSPYLVGRLTAVTRNNSAMIFALKRLEGRRVAIKGRGAVEYFARHSGVKFDLLTFDTEELALAAVANGDADAALGVDVTILPIVRRRFTGQLYMSGMLADRPVSLAMLTRADLPILASIIDKSLAAIPVSETAMLTRDWVELADYGKPTFRSIVHYRLPQVVAIGAVLIILAILSFLLWKSRAAAIRSKRDKAMFLAFVCHELRAPLHTILSAVELLQRSPLSGRQASRADAAASAAETLMILLDDILEYSRLESRKVTLVTQPVDLAAWANQITEMVRSRAEEKSLSLVLDVGGVAGVRGVIDPVRVRQIALNLLINAINYTPSGSVALRVDYVPLRHGRNGTLVVEVTDTGVGIEPDRMASIFDAYWRAEADIKGTGLGLAICRELVHLMRGSITIDSIPHIETTVTVRLPIDVDAQASEQLPGATAASAGGDVPHVLIVDDNELVRRAMKDQCEELGCAALTAGTADAAMQLLGDVNVDLVLLDCNLPGISGYTLARKIRQRESMCGMRRVPIIAISAVTGDAHKVRCFDSGIDGVLSKPLRLDTLRQAISMWCPACERSDASAPDGR